In one Brevibacillus composti genomic region, the following are encoded:
- a CDS encoding S8 family serine peptidase: MKRSTKSFIPFSLTAALLFTAAPSQVHAAEEWSKRELSKLNSVTQVQAEQGAAAAKISPRLNTKSSKEVSVIVQLKGEPAAGSQEYRRGSRSSARAAEARVTREQSSFVREARKKDIDLQIERSFSHVFNGMELTLPANEIEKLASLPQVKAVFENTVYTVPDVDIHLLSKNGDVKYDIAPLKQIGVLDMWEAGLSGKGLKVGVIDTGVDYLHPDLKDAYKGGYDSYDNDRDPYEEAPISEEDDATWEGGYEGSSHGTHVAGTIVGRAQNNSSDVQVKGIAYEADLYAYRVLGRNGGTSAQVIDGIEKAVRDGMDVINLSLGADNEKNADSPDSIAVNYAMRAGVITVIANGNAASDEPGRWYYTAGSPAGAKLPISVAAVNSPSVLYDASASSSLGDHYQFHVFAWQIKQENFRETIGTAPLPVVYANLGSPQDFAKVDVDGKIALVSRGTLPFVDKIANAKKAGAVAVVIFNGNDADGDGQADLDLPPDERGGYIDTVLGDQMDAIPSFDMKGAEGRALARKLLESPGKTVTLTFSGDYPATQDPGDQVASFSSRGPVLGDNYSIKPDVGAPGVSVLSAYPAWAKLIDNASYDKAYARNNGTSMAAPHVAGLALLLKEARPEWTPFDVKAALSNTAKTLYEDEDVLYDVYSQGAGRVDGFAAMKTPAVLQTVEKLTILNENYEPETIDYYGSNYSFGLLKPGSKAVSQTLQVKNTSDKSVKYRAEVIMHDSVTGDPYRPGDTPDPDNLKVRLSAKTLTVWGGKTRTFKLTVEPKKDAEEGVYEGEVVLRSTNSKYPDLHLPFVVHVGDEPEETHFGFDNMTLSSTILSPDGDGEDDTIEVEALLQAEGVNVIELEAWDLDDKYIGTLGVLFNNYQPFAPGPITFSNIDGTYVSGSLVPKKLEPGVYKLRLAGHVVDPELPLGEQLIESYEIWKSFKVEMNDEAYKRSVKKQAKQLEEIADDFAAEVVNTEKIGEAVLELPQDTDEVSYAVAKSSHPDLIGHDGVLVSLPEKGEKTVTLWVALTSKNNEDESKQVKVKVKLKASEAEV, translated from the coding sequence GTGAAAAGGTCAACGAAATCATTCATCCCTTTCTCTCTCACCGCAGCCTTGCTATTCACCGCAGCCCCGAGCCAGGTGCATGCCGCCGAGGAGTGGAGCAAACGCGAACTGTCCAAGCTGAACAGCGTGACACAGGTTCAGGCAGAGCAGGGGGCTGCCGCCGCCAAAATCTCTCCCCGCCTCAACACCAAATCGAGCAAGGAAGTCAGCGTTATTGTGCAGCTCAAAGGCGAACCGGCCGCAGGCAGCCAAGAATACAGGCGCGGCTCCCGCTCATCGGCTCGGGCAGCCGAAGCACGCGTCACACGGGAACAATCCTCCTTTGTCCGAGAAGCTCGCAAAAAAGACATCGATCTCCAGATAGAGCGCTCCTTTTCCCATGTATTTAACGGAATGGAGCTGACCCTGCCCGCAAATGAGATCGAAAAACTGGCCAGCCTTCCACAAGTCAAAGCTGTTTTTGAAAACACCGTCTATACGGTTCCCGACGTAGATATTCACCTCCTGAGCAAAAATGGGGACGTCAAATACGACATCGCCCCGCTGAAGCAGATCGGCGTGCTGGATATGTGGGAAGCCGGCCTGAGCGGGAAAGGCCTGAAGGTCGGCGTGATCGATACCGGTGTCGATTACCTCCATCCAGACCTGAAAGACGCCTACAAAGGCGGCTACGACTCGTACGACAACGACCGCGATCCCTACGAGGAAGCGCCCATCTCCGAGGAGGACGACGCGACCTGGGAGGGCGGCTACGAAGGCTCGTCTCACGGTACGCATGTCGCCGGCACCATTGTGGGCCGAGCCCAAAACAACAGCTCCGACGTGCAGGTAAAAGGGATCGCGTATGAAGCGGACCTCTACGCCTACCGCGTTCTCGGCCGAAATGGCGGTACCTCTGCGCAGGTGATCGACGGTATCGAGAAAGCGGTCAGAGACGGCATGGACGTCATCAACCTGTCGCTTGGCGCCGACAATGAGAAAAACGCGGATTCCCCTGACTCGATCGCCGTCAACTACGCGATGCGCGCCGGGGTGATCACCGTCATTGCCAATGGCAACGCGGCTTCCGACGAGCCTGGCAGATGGTACTACACCGCCGGTTCCCCGGCAGGAGCCAAGCTGCCGATCTCGGTCGCGGCCGTCAATTCCCCCAGCGTGCTGTACGATGCGTCTGCCAGCTCGTCGCTGGGTGATCACTATCAATTCCACGTATTCGCGTGGCAGATCAAACAAGAGAATTTCCGCGAGACCATCGGCACCGCTCCTCTCCCGGTCGTCTACGCCAACCTCGGCTCCCCGCAGGATTTCGCGAAAGTCGACGTGGACGGCAAAATCGCTCTCGTCTCGCGCGGTACGCTGCCATTCGTAGACAAGATCGCCAACGCCAAAAAGGCGGGGGCCGTAGCGGTCGTCATCTTTAATGGAAATGACGCAGACGGCGATGGACAAGCGGACCTGGATCTGCCTCCGGATGAGCGGGGCGGATACATCGATACCGTCCTGGGCGATCAGATGGACGCTATCCCTTCCTTTGACATGAAAGGAGCAGAGGGACGGGCCCTGGCACGCAAGCTGCTCGAATCACCCGGCAAGACCGTGACGCTCACCTTCTCGGGGGACTACCCTGCCACACAGGATCCGGGAGACCAGGTCGCCAGCTTCAGCTCGCGCGGTCCGGTGCTGGGTGACAATTACTCGATCAAGCCGGATGTTGGCGCACCGGGCGTCTCTGTGCTGTCAGCCTACCCGGCCTGGGCCAAGCTGATTGACAATGCCAGCTACGATAAAGCCTATGCCCGCAACAACGGCACCAGCATGGCCGCTCCGCACGTGGCCGGACTCGCCCTGCTGCTGAAAGAAGCCCGTCCGGAATGGACGCCGTTTGACGTGAAGGCCGCTCTGTCCAACACGGCGAAGACGCTGTACGAGGATGAGGACGTGCTGTACGACGTCTATTCCCAGGGAGCCGGCCGCGTCGACGGATTCGCCGCCATGAAGACGCCCGCTGTGCTGCAGACCGTGGAGAAGCTGACGATTCTGAACGAGAACTACGAACCGGAGACGATTGATTACTACGGCTCCAATTACAGCTTCGGCCTGCTCAAGCCGGGCAGCAAAGCCGTATCCCAGACGCTGCAGGTAAAAAATACGTCGGACAAGTCCGTCAAATACCGGGCGGAAGTAATCATGCACGATTCGGTGACAGGCGACCCTTACCGTCCGGGAGATACGCCTGATCCCGACAATCTCAAAGTGAGGCTTAGCGCCAAGACATTGACGGTATGGGGCGGAAAAACCAGAACCTTCAAGCTGACCGTGGAGCCGAAAAAGGATGCGGAGGAAGGCGTGTACGAAGGCGAGGTTGTCCTGCGCAGCACGAATTCCAAATATCCGGATCTCCACCTGCCATTCGTCGTCCATGTGGGAGACGAGCCTGAGGAAACGCACTTCGGCTTTGACAACATGACGCTCTCCAGCACGATCCTCTCTCCGGATGGGGATGGCGAAGACGACACGATCGAGGTAGAAGCGCTGCTGCAAGCGGAGGGCGTCAATGTGATTGAGCTGGAAGCGTGGGATTTGGATGACAAATACATCGGCACACTGGGGGTCCTGTTTAACAACTACCAGCCATTCGCGCCAGGTCCGATCACCTTTTCCAACATCGACGGCACTTATGTCAGCGGCTCTCTCGTACCGAAAAAACTGGAGCCGGGCGTCTACAAACTGCGTCTGGCCGGTCATGTGGTAGACCCCGAACTGCCCTTGGGCGAGCAGCTGATCGAAAGCTATGAGATCTGGAAATCGTTCAAAGTGGAAATGAATGACGAGGCTTACAAGCGGAGCGTGAAAAAACAGGCGAAACAACTCGAGGAGATCGCCGATGACTTCGCCGCCGAAGTGGTCAATACCGAGAAGATCGGCGAGGCCGTGCTGGAACTGCCGCAGGACACAGATGAAGTCTCCTACGCGGTCGCCAAAAGCTCGCACCCCGACCTGATCGGACATGACGGCGTACTGGTTTCCCTCCCGGAAAAGGGCGAAAAAACGGTCACCTTGTGGGTTGCCCTCACGTCCAAGAATAATGAGGATGAATCCAAACAAGTGAAAGTCAAAGTAAAGCTGAAGGCCTCCGAAGCCGAAGTCTGA
- a CDS encoding DUF6583 family protein: METTTNVTPPQKSSKKGLLIAGVAGIAILAGLGTAYAKLDLFKSPKTMYLEAEANSIKQLADDVSQSFQEYEDYVKPYLDQPVSSTVELSQFHIDADLPDPQALKVLDLLQSAKLVVSSQTDDQKRQQAGNVEVHLKENKLLQLDYFIDDTKIGFRLPDFYPKYGFLDLKDRDAIKAKFGEELPKRFVTNKDMYEAIKFDRQEVTAILAPYAKLYAESLKDEQITLNKNASFSEEGYEASVRELTVTFSDAEGQKLFIDLAEKAKADEKLFELLYSRYQNVAKLLIDSGYPDVQELSKDDFKKEYTKTFDDMVAEFKDTKASKDQLKMIVLVDSDHQILSRKLVFLDDASKEEKTVWSSASFQKGTETFQRYSLFVDEDGEKGEMTVRYKADKQKDKTSGTLSFLFDAQPEVLFDLTAKFETAKQADKEDSKLDFTLKAKSDTDPEAISLSGNLTSAMTKTANGRDAEGSFKLNFDQPTHDMPKSISLAIKTKEEFGKPVSVPSLAADNSVNIATMTDAEMMEIQQQVAISAQSFMMKNMELVQEFMPMQ, encoded by the coding sequence ATGGAGACCACGACAAACGTGACCCCGCCGCAAAAAAGTTCCAAAAAAGGGCTGCTGATTGCTGGTGTAGCGGGGATCGCGATTCTTGCCGGATTGGGCACGGCCTATGCCAAGCTGGATCTGTTCAAGAGTCCCAAAACGATGTACCTGGAGGCGGAAGCGAACAGCATCAAGCAGTTAGCGGATGACGTCTCCCAATCCTTTCAGGAGTACGAAGACTATGTGAAGCCTTATCTGGATCAGCCCGTCAGCTCGACGGTGGAGCTGAGCCAATTCCATATCGATGCAGACCTGCCTGACCCGCAGGCTCTGAAAGTTCTGGATCTGCTCCAGAGCGCCAAGCTCGTCGTATCATCCCAGACCGACGACCAAAAGCGGCAGCAAGCCGGGAATGTCGAAGTTCATCTCAAAGAAAACAAACTGCTTCAGCTCGACTACTTCATCGATGACACCAAAATTGGTTTTCGCCTCCCCGACTTTTATCCCAAATACGGTTTTCTCGATCTAAAAGACCGCGATGCGATCAAAGCGAAATTTGGCGAGGAACTGCCGAAGCGTTTTGTTACCAATAAAGACATGTACGAAGCGATTAAATTCGACCGTCAGGAGGTCACGGCCATCCTCGCGCCCTACGCGAAGCTGTATGCCGAAAGCCTCAAGGATGAACAGATCACGCTGAATAAAAACGCCAGCTTTTCCGAGGAAGGCTATGAAGCCAGCGTTCGCGAGCTGACGGTGACGTTCTCCGACGCGGAAGGACAGAAGCTGTTCATCGACTTGGCTGAAAAGGCCAAAGCGGATGAAAAGCTGTTCGAACTGCTTTACAGCCGTTACCAAAACGTAGCCAAACTGTTGATCGACAGCGGGTATCCGGATGTCCAAGAGCTTTCCAAGGACGACTTCAAGAAGGAGTACACCAAGACCTTCGACGACATGGTCGCCGAATTCAAGGATACAAAAGCCTCGAAAGATCAATTGAAAATGATCGTCCTCGTAGACAGCGATCACCAGATTCTGTCCCGCAAGCTGGTCTTCCTGGACGATGCCAGCAAGGAGGAAAAGACGGTCTGGTCCAGCGCTTCCTTCCAAAAAGGAACGGAGACCTTCCAGCGCTACTCGTTGTTCGTCGATGAGGACGGCGAAAAGGGCGAGATGACCGTCCGCTACAAAGCCGACAAACAAAAAGACAAAACAAGCGGAACCCTCAGCTTCCTCTTCGACGCTCAGCCGGAGGTGCTTTTCGATCTTACGGCCAAGTTCGAGACAGCCAAGCAGGCTGACAAGGAAGACAGCAAGCTGGACTTCACGCTGAAGGCAAAATCAGACACCGACCCAGAGGCCATCTCCCTGTCCGGCAACCTCACGTCCGCGATGACCAAGACAGCAAACGGCCGCGACGCCGAAGGCTCGTTCAAACTGAACTTTGACCAGCCAACGCATGACATGCCGAAGAGCATCAGTCTCGCCATCAAGACCAAAGAAGAATTCGGCAAACCGGTCTCCGTCCCGTCCCTTGCCGCTGACAACTCCGTCAATATCGCGACGATGACCGATGCGGAGATGATGGAAATTCAGCAGCAGGTGGCGATTTCTGCCCAGTCTTTCATGATGAAAAACATGGAGCTGGTCCAAGAGTTTATGCCGATGCAGTAA
- a CDS encoding LysR family transcriptional regulator, with amino-acid sequence MDFRVLQTFVMAATTENFHQTAEALFIAQPTVSQHIRLLEKELGIKLFERVGKRVRLTPAGKRYLPHAKGILEQWHNGIEDLIAWRQGYRDKLHLAVSPIIARTRLSHLIHRYTKLYPDVDLSIKLADSVEIGPLVQNGQADIGLTRMVPGELQLSVYKLYEDPVVFAVPHNGGDMEAPLPDWEHELQSQRLLTHNHPVYWDDLLLMLRQRGLSLRTMAVSHVDITKRFIEEGLGVSFLPRSSITRELFENRFIELPTPGLTIPKAASYLLVPKTGISKSVQGFIDILEVLYAPMDVIH; translated from the coding sequence TTGGATTTTCGCGTATTGCAGACCTTTGTAATGGCTGCGACGACAGAAAACTTTCATCAGACGGCCGAAGCATTGTTTATCGCCCAGCCCACCGTAAGCCAGCACATTCGCCTTCTGGAAAAAGAACTGGGCATCAAGCTGTTCGAACGGGTGGGCAAACGGGTGCGGCTGACGCCGGCCGGCAAGCGCTATCTGCCGCATGCAAAAGGAATTCTGGAGCAGTGGCATAACGGCATCGAGGATTTGATCGCCTGGCGGCAGGGCTATCGGGATAAGCTGCACCTCGCCGTCTCTCCGATTATTGCTCGTACCCGGTTATCTCACTTGATCCATCGATATACGAAGCTGTATCCGGATGTCGACCTGTCGATCAAGCTGGCGGATTCGGTCGAGATCGGGCCGCTGGTGCAAAACGGCCAGGCCGATATTGGCCTGACCCGGATGGTCCCCGGCGAACTGCAGCTTTCCGTCTATAAGCTGTACGAGGATCCGGTCGTGTTTGCCGTGCCGCACAACGGGGGCGATATGGAGGCGCCACTGCCGGATTGGGAGCATGAGCTGCAATCCCAGCGATTGTTGACCCATAACCATCCCGTATACTGGGACGATCTGCTCCTGATGCTCAGGCAGCGGGGCCTCTCTCTTCGCACCATGGCGGTTTCCCACGTGGATATTACCAAGCGCTTCATCGAAGAGGGGCTGGGAGTCTCCTTCCTGCCGCGCTCGTCCATTACGCGGGAGCTGTTTGAAAATCGCTTTATCGAATTGCCGACGCCCGGGCTGACCATCCCCAAAGCGGCTTCGTACCTGCTCGTTCCCAAAACGGGCATCAGCAAATCGGTCCAAGGCTTTATCGACATCCTGGAGGTGCTGTATGCGCCGATGGATGTGATTCACTAG
- a CDS encoding citrate synthase/methylcitrate synthase, protein MSTNTLAIGLEGIAVAETDLSLVDGTNGLLVYRGHWARDLAIHHTFEEVAHLLWYGHLPSEQELADLQEKLKANRELPAHVKGIIDLIPADVDMMSVLRTAVSALGTPAHAWPPSLEQVIGLTAKLPTIVAHRYARLEGREPLGPRADLNHTANYLYMLKGTEPNPAHVRALDAYLILTQEHGMNASTFSGRVVSSTQSDLISAITAAIGALKGPLHGGAPSEVTEMIEAIGTKENAEPWLRAKLESGGRLMGFGHRVYKTIDPRATALRVVASELSADDPWFDLATHVEKVGLKLLEEYKPNRKLNTNVEFFAAAVMRAVGLDDSLFTPTFAVSRVVGWSAHVLEQASNNRIIRPQSNYIGSMPE, encoded by the coding sequence ATGAGTACAAATACGCTGGCGATTGGCCTGGAAGGCATTGCAGTGGCGGAGACCGACTTGAGTCTTGTGGACGGAACCAATGGCTTGCTGGTTTACCGTGGCCATTGGGCCCGCGACCTGGCGATTCATCATACATTTGAAGAGGTTGCCCATCTTCTCTGGTACGGTCATCTGCCGAGCGAGCAGGAATTGGCCGATCTGCAAGAAAAGCTGAAAGCAAATCGGGAGCTGCCTGCCCATGTAAAAGGCATCATCGATCTGATTCCGGCCGACGTGGACATGATGAGCGTGCTGCGAACAGCCGTGTCTGCTCTGGGTACGCCGGCCCATGCCTGGCCGCCAAGCCTGGAGCAGGTGATCGGCCTGACCGCCAAATTGCCGACGATCGTCGCGCATCGCTACGCCCGCCTGGAAGGCCGCGAGCCGCTCGGTCCACGCGCCGACCTGAACCACACGGCGAACTACCTGTATATGCTGAAGGGAACGGAGCCTAACCCGGCTCACGTCCGTGCTCTGGATGCTTACCTGATCCTGACCCAGGAGCATGGGATGAATGCCTCTACCTTCTCCGGCCGCGTGGTCAGTTCGACCCAATCCGATCTGATATCCGCGATTACAGCGGCAATCGGAGCGTTGAAGGGACCGCTTCACGGCGGAGCCCCTTCCGAGGTCACTGAAATGATCGAAGCGATCGGCACCAAGGAAAATGCCGAGCCTTGGCTCCGCGCCAAGCTGGAGAGCGGCGGCCGCCTGATGGGCTTCGGCCATCGCGTGTACAAGACGATCGACCCCCGCGCGACTGCCCTGCGCGTCGTAGCATCGGAGCTCTCCGCAGACGATCCGTGGTTTGACCTGGCGACGCATGTCGAAAAGGTCGGCCTAAAGCTGCTGGAAGAGTATAAGCCGAACCGGAAATTGAATACCAACGTAGAATTTTTCGCTGCTGCGGTGATGCGCGCCGTCGGATTGGATGACTCTCTCTTTACGCCGACTTTTGCCGTCAGCCGTGTCGTCGGATGGAGTGCCCATGTTCTGGAGCAGGCGAGCAACAATCGCATCATTCGTCCGCAATCCAACTACATCGGCTCCATGCCGGAATAA
- a CDS encoding NADH:flavin oxidoreductase/NADH oxidase, translated as MTNIKLDSPFQYKGLTLKNRIVMPPMCQYSVEAKDGAPNDWHFVHYVSRAVGGAGLIIMEMTDVHPDGRITDYDLGLWSDEQIPAFARIISEVQKYGAKIGIQIGHAGRKAQDAEEPVAPSPIPFNEQFKTPRALTTAEVKEMVIQFREAVRRAVEAGVDTIELHGAHGYLIHQFHSPLTNKRDDEYGQDPALFGIETIRAVKSAMPADMPLIMRISAVEYVDGGYGLEYSTELCRRYRDAGVDIFHITSGGEGPIGSAGRPGIHPGYQVPMARAIKEALDVPVIAVGILDDPQLAAATLGNGDADLVAIGRAMLRDPYWAHHAIKQLKGELAAPKQYARAF; from the coding sequence ATGACGAATATCAAGCTGGATTCCCCTTTTCAGTACAAAGGCTTGACGCTGAAAAACCGCATTGTCATGCCCCCGATGTGCCAATATTCGGTAGAGGCAAAGGACGGGGCGCCAAACGACTGGCATTTTGTCCACTACGTCTCCCGCGCGGTCGGCGGGGCCGGTCTGATCATCATGGAGATGACGGATGTTCACCCGGATGGACGCATTACGGATTACGATCTCGGTTTATGGTCCGACGAACAGATTCCCGCGTTTGCGCGGATCATCTCCGAGGTGCAAAAATACGGGGCGAAGATCGGCATACAGATTGGTCATGCCGGCCGGAAAGCGCAGGATGCGGAAGAGCCTGTAGCGCCGTCGCCGATTCCCTTTAACGAACAGTTCAAAACCCCGCGGGCGCTGACCACGGCGGAAGTAAAAGAGATGGTCATCCAGTTTCGCGAAGCGGTGCGGCGGGCTGTGGAGGCGGGCGTGGACACCATCGAGCTGCACGGTGCACACGGGTACCTGATCCATCAATTCCATTCGCCGCTGACGAACAAGCGGGACGATGAGTATGGACAAGATCCGGCTCTGTTCGGGATCGAAACGATTCGGGCGGTCAAAAGCGCAATGCCGGCTGACATGCCGCTGATCATGCGCATCTCTGCGGTCGAGTACGTGGATGGGGGCTACGGACTTGAATACAGCACGGAGCTGTGCCGCCGCTATCGGGATGCGGGCGTGGATATTTTCCACATCACCAGCGGCGGAGAGGGTCCGATCGGTTCAGCCGGCCGTCCGGGCATTCATCCCGGCTATCAGGTGCCGATGGCGCGGGCGATCAAGGAAGCGCTGGATGTGCCTGTCATTGCCGTAGGCATCCTGGATGATCCGCAGCTGGCAGCCGCTACGCTGGGGAATGGAGATGCAGACCTGGTCGCAATCGGCCGCGCGATGCTCCGCGACCCGTACTGGGCGCATCATGCGATCAAGCAGCTGAAGGGAGAGCTGGCAGCTCCCAAGCAGTACGCCCGGGCATTTTAA
- a CDS encoding DUF2325 domain-containing protein, with translation MSAVLVIGGDRLGNITDLLHGRGYQQIYHVTGRKHSQYKVNIPSDTKMIVVFTDFVNHNLSYHVKSQAKAKKLPILFCRRSCTMMEKML, from the coding sequence ATGTCGGCTGTACTGGTTATCGGAGGAGATCGATTAGGCAATATTACGGATCTGCTGCATGGCCGCGGTTATCAGCAAATCTATCATGTGACGGGCAGAAAGCACTCCCAATACAAGGTGAACATCCCGTCTGACACCAAAATGATCGTAGTGTTCACGGACTTCGTCAATCACAATCTGTCCTATCATGTGAAAAGTCAGGCCAAAGCCAAAAAACTCCCCATCCTGTTTTGCAGACGGTCGTGTACGATGATGGAAAAGATGTTGTAA
- a CDS encoding ArsR/SmtB family transcription factor, whose translation MHDLQQWLRKRVTVSYIPGYEFFLSLHVLAHPEHHTTRIRWVRETQDRLPRPLLRDLQAFDAISNHFLEVMDFLFPWDETYQHSVEAGLERIERMSPEEFVEAMMGPVHHRLQVKSWMDGHTDEAFEQLKPVHRELIRRPLRAHRLFLEFCHAYLPFFKEEERRIEPWLIRSVHESQEALQKDPIAFLSQVHPRLHVRDRFLQFHKARTYQFAYEDLSHIHLFVSSFLAPHLLLGVYPQRITTGLHVDVPGRAEKPVIAADFVAKMKVFSDPTRIAILKSLLNHPYCIQQLACLHGISEPAVVKHMKLIVDAGFAWSERRGRFVFYRGVPARLESLAVDIHEFIDMPDPSCHLPKHVADGS comes from the coding sequence ATGCATGACTTGCAGCAGTGGTTGCGAAAGCGCGTCACCGTCTCCTATATACCCGGATATGAATTTTTCCTCAGTCTGCACGTGCTTGCCCATCCCGAACATCATACCACCCGCATCCGCTGGGTGAGGGAGACGCAGGATCGGCTGCCCCGCCCGCTGCTCCGCGATCTCCAGGCATTTGATGCCATCTCCAATCACTTCCTGGAAGTGATGGACTTTCTTTTTCCCTGGGACGAAACCTATCAGCATTCCGTCGAAGCCGGTCTGGAGAGAATCGAGAGGATGAGTCCGGAGGAATTCGTCGAGGCGATGATGGGGCCCGTGCACCATCGCCTCCAAGTGAAAAGCTGGATGGACGGCCATACCGATGAAGCATTCGAGCAGCTGAAGCCGGTGCACCGCGAGCTGATCCGCCGTCCGCTGCGGGCACACCGCTTGTTTCTGGAATTTTGCCACGCCTATCTGCCCTTTTTTAAAGAAGAGGAACGCCGCATCGAGCCTTGGCTGATCCGCTCGGTCCATGAAAGCCAGGAGGCCCTGCAAAAAGATCCGATCGCCTTCCTCTCCCAGGTCCATCCTCGTCTGCATGTCCGGGATCGCTTTTTGCAGTTTCACAAGGCCAGAACCTATCAATTCGCCTATGAAGATCTCTCTCACATCCATCTGTTTGTCTCCAGCTTTCTCGCGCCTCATCTGCTGCTCGGCGTCTATCCTCAGCGGATTACCACCGGCCTGCACGTGGATGTGCCGGGGCGTGCGGAGAAGCCGGTCATCGCCGCTGACTTCGTAGCGAAAATGAAGGTGTTCAGTGACCCGACCCGGATCGCGATCTTAAAATCGCTGCTTAATCATCCCTACTGCATACAGCAGCTCGCCTGCTTGCACGGAATCAGTGAACCGGCCGTGGTCAAGCACATGAAGCTGATCGTCGACGCCGGATTCGCCTGGAGCGAAAGGCGGGGCCGCTTTGTTTTTTACCGGGGCGTACCTGCGCGTCTGGAGAGTCTGGCCGTCGATATCCATGAATTTATCGATATGCCGGACCCGAGCTGCCATCTGCCGAAGCACGTGGCGGACGGGAGCTAG
- a CDS encoding DUF4129 domain-containing protein, translating into MSRSYLLRQSLLFWQESFLAASLLMLLGWLPSVWTDVAAFVGSATLLLVLGLWLYDGGARNLLLHLLLYPLVFAVGVLIYQTLDSVLLAALAAALFYWRVHSLAASSYSQATLLNAWIMTLCISLAHLAIASLFGPLRSGAPFQAAELYPVISLLVAGYMLASLGEYLTREDTASLSVRVPRVPAFLGVQLIGSRLLLAAGYAAAAGMGLWVLSLLWGWMKKPLGAALSWIFGPLLKGIGDWIEKLSASLGSNRKVQDLLEQSSGNREELPLEEAAYTGEALFTLWQPYLIAACVLLVGIGLGWAIWKRRGGAQVPVSVAPAEAVEATLHELPPEKAGTMPPIWDLEALRAKAHRQEDDPVRYGYYQFLLHMADAGLGIAPYETPHEYLCRLQQRWTTSGRLEYAARITRYYEQSRYMEKLLTNEELADLQHSVAEIRKMTD; encoded by the coding sequence ATGAGCCGCTCCTATCTGCTGCGGCAATCCCTGCTCTTTTGGCAAGAGTCCTTCCTGGCTGCATCCCTGCTGATGCTGCTGGGATGGCTGCCCTCCGTGTGGACGGATGTGGCCGCCTTTGTCGGAAGCGCGACGCTCCTGCTCGTCCTCGGCCTCTGGCTGTACGATGGCGGGGCCCGCAATCTCTTGCTTCACCTGCTGCTCTACCCGCTTGTGTTTGCGGTGGGGGTATTGATCTACCAGACCCTTGATTCCGTGCTCCTCGCCGCCCTGGCCGCCGCTCTCTTTTATTGGCGGGTGCACAGTCTCGCCGCCTCATCCTACTCCCAAGCGACGCTTTTGAACGCATGGATCATGACACTCTGCATCAGCCTGGCTCATCTGGCGATCGCTTCCCTGTTCGGCCCGCTGCGGAGCGGCGCTCCCTTTCAGGCCGCCGAGCTCTATCCGGTGATCTCCCTGCTCGTAGCCGGCTATATGCTCGCCAGCCTGGGCGAATATCTGACCAGGGAGGATACGGCCTCCTTATCTGTCCGCGTGCCCCGCGTGCCGGCTTTTCTCGGGGTCCAGCTGATCGGCTCCCGTCTGCTGCTGGCAGCTGGCTATGCCGCAGCGGCGGGCATGGGACTGTGGGTGCTCTCCTTGCTTTGGGGATGGATGAAAAAGCCGCTCGGAGCCGCGCTGTCCTGGATCTTTGGCCCCTTGCTCAAGGGAATAGGCGACTGGATTGAAAAACTGTCGGCTTCGCTCGGCAGCAACCGCAAAGTCCAGGATCTGCTCGAGCAGTCTTCGGGAAATCGCGAGGAACTTCCTCTGGAGGAAGCGGCCTATACAGGGGAGGCTCTCTTCACTCTGTGGCAGCCCTATCTCATCGCCGCCTGCGTGCTCCTGGTCGGGATCGGACTCGGCTGGGCGATCTGGAAGCGAAGAGGTGGAGCGCAAGTCCCAGTGAGCGTGGCCCCGGCCGAAGCCGTCGAAGCCACCCTGCATGAGCTGCCGCCGGAGAAGGCGGGCACAATGCCTCCCATCTGGGATCTGGAGGCGCTGCGGGCAAAGGCGCACCGCCAGGAGGACGATCCGGTGCGCTACGGCTACTATCAGTTTTTGCTGCACATGGCGGATGCCGGCCTCGGCATCGCACCGTATGAGACGCCGCACGAATACCTGTGCCGCCTGCAACAGCGCTGGACAACATCTGGTCGGCTGGAATATGCGGCCCGGATTACCCGGTACTACGAGCAATCCCGCTATATGGAAAAACTGCTGACGAATGAAGAGCTGGCTGATCTGCAGCACAGCGTAGCGGAGATACGGAAAATGACAGACTGA